A single genomic interval of Desulfovibrio intestinalis harbors:
- a CDS encoding extracellular solute-binding protein, with amino-acid sequence MLAWLLVSLLAAALPPHVQAAPKPVLGLWDEAPENGTDGPFAHVNQDAPKGGKLRLSAIGSFDSFNPFSPRGVSASQIANTYETLGTEQRGTQEFIMRGLLAESFDLAPDRTSLRVKLRPQARFADGMPVTAKDVLFTFNALIKDASPIYRAYYDQVESVEALGEHEVLFRFASGTSRELPLIVCQMAVLPSHWWQGRNLGDPQTEAMPGSGPYRLASSTMGSRLVYERRKDWWGADLDVNCGRYNFDSIQVDYYRDAAIAREAFFAGEVDYYSENNIKDWTNAYNVPAVRDGRITRLTQEYIRPMGMGGIFMNVRRPALADLRVRRALSLLFDFDWMNSAFFYNSHTRFNSFFTNSPFAAESLPSAEELKLMERWRDKLDPAVFGPLPEQPAGGKATVRDRLRTALDLFEQAGWRVQDGTMVNEQGQPMVLTILTNSPSLQRVYIPFRNSLKRLGITLNVRLVDQTQYVSRMRAFDFDLIHSTVRQSSNPGNEQRNYWSSTAAKTRGSRNYAGIQDPVLDELVEELVAAPAKQDLYARAALLDRLLQHGCYVIPAWYSRDMRISWWKDRITPPPGMASVGVDIMSWHTTPPALPSGPDDAPAARGER; translated from the coding sequence ATGCTCGCCTGGCTATTGGTAAGCCTGCTTGCTGCCGCTCTTCCCCCACACGTCCAGGCTGCCCCAAAGCCCGTGCTGGGTCTTTGGGATGAGGCTCCAGAAAATGGAACTGACGGCCCCTTCGCTCATGTGAATCAAGACGCGCCCAAGGGCGGCAAGCTCCGCCTTAGCGCCATTGGCAGCTTTGACAGTTTTAATCCTTTCAGCCCACGAGGGGTAAGCGCTTCCCAGATAGCCAATACCTATGAAACTCTGGGAACAGAGCAGCGCGGTACACAGGAATTCATCATGCGCGGGCTGCTGGCAGAAAGCTTTGACCTTGCGCCCGACCGCACGTCCCTGCGTGTAAAGTTGCGCCCACAGGCCCGCTTTGCCGACGGCATGCCCGTGACTGCCAAAGACGTGCTGTTCACCTTTAACGCGCTCATCAAGGATGCTTCCCCCATATACCGCGCATATTACGATCAGGTAGAAAGCGTTGAAGCACTTGGTGAACACGAGGTGCTGTTCCGCTTTGCCTCCGGCACCAGCAGGGAACTGCCCCTTATCGTCTGTCAGATGGCCGTGCTGCCCTCCCACTGGTGGCAAGGCCGCAATCTGGGTGATCCGCAAACTGAGGCCATGCCCGGCAGCGGCCCCTACCGCCTTGCCAGCAGCACGATGGGATCACGCCTTGTCTATGAGCGCCGCAAGGACTGGTGGGGAGCAGATCTGGACGTCAACTGTGGCCGCTATAACTTTGACTCCATTCAGGTGGACTATTACCGCGATGCCGCCATCGCACGCGAGGCATTCTTTGCCGGAGAAGTGGATTATTACAGCGAAAACAACATCAAGGACTGGACCAACGCCTACAATGTGCCCGCAGTGCGCGACGGGCGGATCACGCGGCTGACTCAGGAATATATACGCCCTATGGGTATGGGCGGCATTTTCATGAACGTGCGCCGTCCCGCTTTGGCTGACCTGCGCGTTCGCCGTGCCCTGAGCCTGTTGTTTGACTTCGACTGGATGAACAGCGCCTTTTTTTACAATTCGCATACGCGCTTCAACAGCTTCTTTACCAACTCCCCCTTTGCCGCCGAATCACTGCCCTCGGCAGAAGAACTGAAGCTGATGGAACGCTGGCGCGACAAGCTTGACCCCGCAGTCTTCGGGCCGCTGCCCGAACAACCCGCAGGCGGTAAGGCTACCGTGCGCGACAGGCTGCGCACGGCGCTGGATCTTTTTGAGCAGGCCGGATGGCGTGTGCAGGACGGGACAATGGTAAACGAACAGGGGCAGCCTATGGTCCTGACCATTCTGACCAATTCCCCTTCATTACAGCGCGTTTATATTCCTTTTCGCAACAGTCTTAAAAGGCTGGGTATTACACTGAACGTGCGCCTTGTGGACCAAACCCAGTATGTGAGCCGTATGCGCGCTTTCGACTTTGACCTGATCCACAGCACGGTGCGCCAATCCTCCAACCCCGGCAATGAGCAACGTAACTACTGGTCTTCAACTGCGGCTAAAACCCGGGGTTCACGCAATTATGCGGGCATTCAGGATCCTGTTCTGGACGAACTGGTGGAAGAACTGGTGGCGGCTCCCGCAAAGCAGGATCTCTATGCGCGCGCAGCCCTGCTGGACAGGCTGCTGCAACATGGCTGTTACGTCATCCCAGCATGGTACAGCCGTGACATGCGGATATCGTGGTGGAAAGACCGCATCACACCTCCTCCCGGCATGGCCTCGGTAGGAGTGGATATTATGTCCTGGCATACAACGCCTCCGGCTTTGCCCTCAGGGCCTGACGACGCACCTGCGGCCAGGGGGGAACGCTGA